From Candidatus Melainabacteria bacterium RIFOXYA2_FULL_32_9, one genomic window encodes:
- a CDS encoding proline--tRNA ligase: MKMSTLFVTTLRENPADAEVVSHQLLVRSGYIRRLTSGVYSFLPLMWRVLKKIEDIVREEMDKSGAQELLLPILQPEELWRESGRWEAYGKELMRLKDRHERVLALGPTHEEIITALARDEIKSYRQLPVNLYQIQSKFRDEIRPRFGLLRGREFIMKDAYSFDASEAGLDESYNKMIEAYTRIFLRCGLETRMVQSDSGAIGGNVSHEFMVLTRTESGENDVLYCDSCDYAANSNRAESRLLPAETNGGFAESKEVDTPNVRTIEELSQFFNVPQSTICKTLVYIVDDQPVLALIRGDLAVEETKLKNALEGNDIRIASDEEVKELTRKFGFDVASGFIGPNGIDVKVIGDCSITDLKNFIVGINKTDKHLVGANWDQDVNLTKVIADTRLAQAGELCPKCDGKLEITKGIEVGNIFKLGTKYSEKMNATFTDENGREKPFIMGCYGIGVSRTAAAAIERYHDENGIQWPMAIAPYQVAIVPVNVQDNLQWEVANDFYNELNKNKIEVVLDDRGERAGVKFKDADLIGFPIRITVGKTINEGLVEIKVRSTGEQIKIAKEEVVEKVISLIKAELE, translated from the coding sequence ATGAAAATGTCAACTTTATTTGTAACTACTTTAAGAGAAAATCCTGCAGATGCAGAAGTGGTAAGTCATCAATTATTAGTAAGATCTGGATATATAAGAAGACTGACAAGTGGTGTTTATTCATTTTTACCGTTGATGTGGAGAGTCTTAAAAAAGATTGAGGATATAGTCAGGGAAGAAATGGATAAATCAGGAGCTCAGGAACTGCTTCTGCCAATTTTACAGCCGGAAGAATTGTGGAGAGAATCCGGAAGATGGGAAGCCTATGGAAAAGAACTAATGAGATTAAAAGATAGGCATGAAAGAGTTCTTGCTCTAGGGCCAACCCATGAGGAAATTATTACGGCTCTTGCAAGAGATGAAATTAAGTCCTATAGACAACTTCCTGTTAATTTATATCAGATTCAAAGCAAGTTTAGAGATGAAATTAGACCACGCTTTGGTCTTTTAAGAGGCAGAGAATTCATAATGAAAGATGCTTACAGTTTTGATGCCAGTGAAGCTGGTCTTGATGAATCATATAATAAAATGATAGAAGCATATACAAGAATATTCCTCAGATGTGGTCTTGAAACAAGAATGGTGCAAAGTGACAGCGGGGCAATTGGAGGAAACGTCAGTCACGAATTTATGGTTTTAACCAGAACTGAAAGTGGCGAAAATGATGTTTTATACTGTGATAGTTGTGATTATGCAGCAAATTCAAACAGAGCAGAATCAAGATTACTCCCGGCAGAGACTAATGGTGGATTTGCTGAGTCAAAAGAAGTTGATACTCCAAATGTTAGAACTATAGAAGAATTATCGCAATTCTTCAATGTTCCTCAATCAACAATATGTAAAACCTTGGTTTATATAGTTGATGACCAACCAGTTCTTGCTCTGATAAGGGGAGATCTGGCTGTAGAAGAAACTAAATTGAAAAATGCTCTTGAGGGCAATGACATTAGAATTGCAAGTGATGAAGAAGTTAAGGAATTAACAAGAAAATTCGGATTTGATGTTGCTTCAGGATTTATAGGCCCAAATGGTATTGATGTTAAAGTAATTGGCGATTGCAGTATTACTGATCTTAAAAATTTCATAGTTGGCATAAATAAAACAGATAAGCATCTTGTTGGAGCAAATTGGGATCAGGACGTTAATTTAACAAAGGTTATCGCTGATACCCGTCTTGCTCAAGCTGGAGAGTTATGTCCAAAATGTGATGGCAAGCTTGAAATAACAAAAGGTATTGAAGTAGGTAACATATTTAAACTTGGAACCAAATACTCTGAAAAAATGAATGCTACTTTTACTGATGAAAATGGTAGAGAAAAACCTTTCATAATGGGTTGCTATGGAATTGGTGTTTCAAGAACAGCAGCAGCTGCTATCGAGAGATATCATGATGAAAACGGTATACAATGGCCAATGGCTATAGCCCCTTATCAAGTTGCTATAGTTCCTGTTAATGTCCAGGATAACTTACAGTGGGAAGTGGCTAATGATTTTTATAACGAGCTAAATAAAAATAAAATAGAGGTTGTTCTCGATGATAGAGGTGAAAGAGCTGGAGTTAAGTTTAAAGATGCTGACTTAATAGGTTTTCCTATTAGAATAACTGTTG